In the genome of Coturnix japonica isolate 7356 chromosome Z, Coturnix japonica 2.1, whole genome shotgun sequence, one region contains:
- the GADD45G gene encoding growth arrest and DNA damage-inducible protein GADD45 gamma codes for MTLEEAQGQEPVPAGKDWMQGAGKALHELLVSAQRRGCLTAGVYESAKLMNVDPDNVAFCVLAADEEDEGDIALQIHFTLIQAFCCENDIDIVRVNDLPKLAAAVGSNEESGEPRDLHCILITNSNEDGWKDPALEKLNCFCEESRNVNEWVPTIVLPE; via the exons ATGACTCTGGAAGAGGCGCAAGGACAGGAGCCGGTGCCCGCGGGCAAGGACTG GATGCAGGGCGCCGGCAAGGCCCTCCACGAGCTGCTGGTGTCGGCGCAGCGCCGCGGCTGCCTCACTGCCGGCGTCTACGAGTCGGCCAAGCTTATGAACGT GGACCCAGATAACGTGGCGTTCTGCGTGCTGGCGGCCGATGAGGAGGACGAGGGGGACATCGCCCTACAGATCCACTTCACCCTCATCCAGGCCTTCTGTTGCGAGAATGACATCGACATCGTGCGTGTGAACGACCTACCCAAGCTGGCTGCTGCCGTGGGATCCAACGAAGAGTCTGGTGAGCCCAGAGACCTGCACTGCATCCTCATTACG AACTCAAATGAAGATGGCTGGAAGGATCCAGCTTTAGAGAAGCTGAACTGCTTCTGTGAAGAAAGCCGGAACGTCAATGAGTGGGTGCCAACTATTGTCTTACCTGAGTGA